Genomic DNA from Panthera leo isolate Ple1 chromosome A1, P.leo_Ple1_pat1.1, whole genome shotgun sequence:
ACCATGACTTTGCTCCTCATTTGGCAGTGGCCCCTGCAGATGGGGCTGGGGCCTTTAACAACTTGGTCCTTAGGTAGCCTTCCCTGGTTTGGGAGCCTTTGCACACACATCCTTCTGTCTGGCTGATTCACTTCCATAGCAGGGTCTTGCTGGGCAGCATCAAAAGTGCCTGCTCAGTGAGGAGTGGTTCCAGGGGAGGCACAATGGGACAGGAGCTGCAGAGTTCCTCTGGGGGATGGCAAAGGGTGGTCCTACTTCACCTTCCTGTTCTTTTAGGGCAGGGAGTCCCTACATCAGAAGGGGCTTCAGAGGCTAATGaccagggaagagaaggaattcTACGACTTTATCCCACCAAGTCCAAAAGCTTACATTTATGCTCCGAGTGGGTAACTCTGAGATGGGCTACTTGGAATATCACTACTTCccagaaactgaagcccaggagATGGCATATTTACAGCTACTGCTCCCTtcatcagctctgtgctgcctCCTGCTACTGGCTGCCAGTGTTGGTGGCAGTTCCagagatccacatatgaatgctCTCTGTGGCAGAGGTATACACACTTGCACACTCATTCAGTGAATGCTAATGTTGAGTACTTGAGGCAGTGAGGGAAAACCACGGGCCCTGCTCTCATGAGGCGTCAGCCCCGTGGGTAGAAACACAAGTGGATGGTGGTTAAGGGTGCtaggggagagcagggaggagcagcagcccccctgccccaggggaAATGAAAGGCTGATGGTCACTGAGTGCCCACTGTGCCTATCCTTTCTAAGAGCTTGACATGGACCATCTCACCTCATCATCCTAGCAGCCCCGTGAGGAGgacatgaggcacagagagggagagctgcCAGGCCAAGACCTGAATGAGAAGTAGCAGATGAGTCAGTGAATGGGGGGCAAAGGGATCTGTGTGTGCAAAGGGCAGCATGGTGTGCTTGGAGTTCTGAGAGCCCACCATGACTGCCACGTGCAGGAAAAGAGTGCATAGGAGGGTAGGGGCCACTGTCGCTGGCTGGCAGGGGACAGGACACTGTGGCTGTGTCATGTGGGCTTTGTGGGGGGCACTGTGAAGCCCCCAAAGCAgttggagaaggggagggacatgATTAAGTCTGGTGTCATTGGGTGAATGCTTGAGGTAGGTGTGGTGGCCTGAGCCCGAAAAGGCAGTAGGGAGGAGAGCCAGGAGGACGCAGAAACATTTGAGGAGGAAGAATGATGGAATTGGTGTGTGACTGACTAAAGCTGTTGTGGAGGTGAGGGGGGACAAGTGAAAAAGACCAGGAAGTCACGGTGACCTCCAGTTTCTGGCTTGAGCCACTTGACTTTGCTGTCCCTGAGGTGGGGAAAGCCAGGAAGCAGGAAgttctgggggagggtgggagacagTGCTGTTTTAGGCATCAGGAATCTGAGGTGCTGTGAGACATCCAGATGGAGCTGCCCAGGAGGCAGCTGGGTGTATGATTCTGTCGCCCAGGAGAAAtgtggctggggctggaggagtgGGAGTGATCTGCACAGACATGGCGATTAAAGCCATGGAGTAGGCGCAACTGCTCGGTGAGAGGGTGCCAGGAGAGAGCTCTCAGGAACACCTACATTCAGGGAACAGGCACCAGGAGCAGCTGGAGAGGCGCAAGAAAATCAGGGGCATGTGGGGTCATCTCAGCTGAGGGGATAGAAAATTTCAAGGTGGGAACATCAGAGGCTGCTGTGCTTCCTCAAAAGGTCTTcagtagagattactgaaaatctttaaaaaaggatgACTATGGAAGGGGTCTGTGGATTCTCTATCAAGAGGGGTTTCCGcgaggtggtgggtgggggatgccATGTTCAGGTGTTTGTGGTCTGCCATCTCTCCACTAGTTTGCCAGCTCCTTGGGGCTGGCACCTGTCCTACCTCTGGGCCCAGGGTCCAACGTAGAGTCCAGCACACACAGGCTGGCTGACTATGGAAATGAATGGACAGAAGTCCTGTCCTTTAGGTAACAGATCCCTTAGGTAACAGAAGGGAGACACTCAGGCCATGGCCTCAGTGTCGGCCCTACTGCCAGCCACGACTGGATCCTCTCCAAAACTCTATCCCCTTTCCTTGCTGGCCTAGCTCAGCACTTGGGATGAGCCTGAGCAGCACAGGAAGAACATCAGAGCTGTCCCATCCTCCTCCAGGAGAGACACAAAGGCTAGTCGTGCCTTTTAGAGTTCCCCGGGGCACTCTGGGGTCTTTCCCACCTGTATTAGGGATCATCAGCCGTCCCCCGAGGAAGTTGAAGGTCCCGTAGGTCATGTTGCTGGTGCCGCGGGGCAGGGAGCGGAAGTAGTTCTGGGTAGAGAGGCGGGAGACGAAGTCCTCGGCCTCAGAGGTGGGTGAGCTGTGGTGCAGCGTGTGGCGCCCACCACCCAGCGGGCTGAGCAGGTGCCCATTGGCGAGCTGGAACTTGGGGCTTGGCCCGTCCTGCCGGGGACACAGACTGCCCTGgcaagtggtggtggtggtgctgaggTCTGGCTGGATGGTGAGCAGGTGGGGATTGTCTGCAACGGTAAAGACAGACTCAGTGAGTGGCACTGAGGTGATCTCTTGGGTAGCTCTTGGTGTGGGGGCCTGGCAGGAGTAGGGGTGAGGGGCACCCCACCTGCTTTGCTGGGCTTGATGCTGACAGGCTGGAAGCCTGAGGTGAGTATGGACGAGTCAGCCACATCTGAGTCTAGCCCTTCCTTCTTGCGGCAATAAACAAGGATGAGGAcgagcagcagcaggaggaggcacACAGCCACAGCAATTAGGCCCACGTAGAGGGCCACGTCCTCGGGCCCGGAAGCAGCTGCGGGAAAGAGCGTGGccttgggaggggcagggtgcaGGAGGCCGGGAAGGAGAGGTCAGTGGTCTACACCCCAGGAGGATGAGGCGCTCACTCCTTGGGCATCAGCACTAGCAGGGCTGGGGATACGGGTGGCAGGGAGCATGGAGGCAGCATGTGTGCATCTCAGTCCTGCATCTGCCTGCCACCACCATGCTCTGTCACTCTGGGCAAATCACATCTCTCACTGCTCCATTCGGTCTGAGGTTGCTGCTACTGAAggatggaggaggggaaaagataCTTCCCTGGACAGTCCCAATGGGCTGCTGGGCTGAACGGAAGCTCCTGTGATCCCCGAAGTAGGGGATCTgcttcttgggggggggggggtgcggtctGCCAATCTGGTTCCTAGCCATGTCCCTGGGCCAGAAGCAGTGGTGCTGGGGCTCTTCTTGTCTGCCTCCCCAGgtctgaggcagggctggggagggggtgattGACTGCCTGGAGGAAGCTTATATTGATTTTAGAAGGGCTTTGCATAATAGAAGAAATGTCCATCAGAAAGGAATTGACACAGATAATTAGGTTTTTAATTgaaagaatgggggagggtgtgttctagagaaaaaaatccaacagagATCTTTAATTGTTAGTTATGGCCTTGTAATTAACAGGCCTCACAAGCCTGGTGTCCCCAAAGGACTTCTGTGTGCACTTGGGGAACCATGTGGAGGTGAAGctgcaggagaggagggggatCCAGGGGCATGGTGTACATGGTAAAGGTTCACACGTATGCATGTTTCATGAGAAGTGAGAGAGGTATTAGGGTGTGTTAGGGATGGGGAGTTCCCGAGGGTCCTAAACTTTGGAGAAGGGGATACAGCCTGTGGCAGGGGGGCTGATCAGGGCCAATCCTGGCAAACTCAAGAGGACTCCTGGGGCAGAGAGGACTCACTGTGCACACAGAGGTCACTGGTACAATTTCGGGTGTCCAGGTCAGCGCCCCGGCACTCCTCGCCTCCATTGCGGGGAGCTGGGTCAGAACACTCACGACTCCGCCAGTGGGTGCAGTCGAGCCCACAGGCTGACCACTTGCTCCATGGGCTCCAGCTGCCATCGACTAGATGAGAGACAGACACGAACACAGAGGAGATGGTGCAGTTAGCCTGGGCAGCCAGCCTGGGCAGTTTGCCAGTGCGGCCCTGCTGGGCATCCAGACCTAGGTGCGATGCTGTGGTAAGGAGCACACCCTCTGATGTCCAGCTGGCCTGGATGACGCATGCTAATGACAGGAGGCACGATGATGCCGGGCCTGCTTTGCTCTATCCACACTATGGGGCCGTCCTGGCCCTGGGGCAGCAAGGGTACTTGGTCCCACGATGACCCTCTGATTCCAGGCATAGGTGGTTCTGTAGCCTCAGGCggtgccctgcccctgccccacactgTCTGTACCTGTCCTGATCGTACCTCAGCCTCTGTGACTCAGCCCCTCTGCCAAGGCCTAGCCTGGACACAGACCAAGCCCTGCTTCCGATCACACTAAACCCCATCCCAGCCTTGGACTGAGCCTGGCCTTGTGTGTGGGCGGGTGGGATGGAGCCATGGGGGGCAGGCTGGTGGGCACAATGGAGCCAGGGCACGGAGATGGCGTGGTGAGGAGCGATGCGGGAGGTGGCGGCCGCTGGTACCTGGGCACAGGGTGGCGCAGGCTGTTTTCTGGACATTCTGCCCCTCACAGAAGGCACCCCCGTTGAGAGGCGCCGGGTTGGTGCAGCTCCGGCTCCGTTTCTGCCAGCCGCGCCCACAGCTGGCGCTGCAGACGGACCACTCGGTCCACGTCGACCACCCACCGTTCACTGGCCGGACAGAGAAGGACTGGGGTCAGGGAGCGGGGGGGGCTTCCTCAGACACGCTGGCCCAGAGGccagggcaggagggcagaggggctgtGAGCTGGAAATGGGCGGACTGTGGCTGTGCTGGTGAAGAAGCCCTGGAGGGGAGCCCATGCTTGTGCTCACCGGCCCCCAGAGCCTGGCAGTATCCTCTCCACAGCCCCTTCTCCCAGCAGGTTCTGCAAGCACTCAGGGCAGCCAGCCCTGGCCCAGTCTTTCATGCAGGCAACTCCTGCACCCGCCCCTTCTGCCTGCTCCTAGGGTGCCTGGAACATTCTACTTCCCATACCTGGGACACAGGAGCATGGGCTGTAGTCTGTCACCTTTTCTAGACTCCCATCCTGTGCCCTCATCTCCATCTGCACGATGTCCCTGGCCCACAGGTAAGCCAAGGGATGGTCCAGCCACAGAGGACTACCACCTGTCCCACACCTCTGCCCAGGCATGCCCCTCGGCTCCCAGACAGCCACAGCAAgccctctccctgtccttcccagcGAGGCCATGGCCTGGTCCACTGGGCCCTGGCTCCATGGGGAGCCACCAACATGTCATCACCCCATATCCCTATGCCCGGgagcccctctgccccaccagCGCTGGGGCCCACCGTAGACGATGACAGCAGCCGAGGCGCTGCGGCGACGCGCTACGATGTTCTTGGCCACGCAGGTGTAGTTGGCCGTGTCGGCCAGGCGGGCCTGTCGCACCACCAGGCTGTGCTCCCTTGTGATGTACACATTGGGGTCCAGGGACGGGTCCACCAGGTCCTCGTTCCGGAGCCACTCCACCTGGGGGAGGGAGCCACGCCACTGCACTGCCCGCCCATGCTGGCCCTACCTGGAGCGAGAGCAACCCCTGGGGGCGTCAGGGCAGGCAGGACCTGAGACCTGGGAGCCCTACCCACCTGCGGAGCGGGCACCAGAGCCCCTCTCACCTCAGCCGGGGGGATGCCCTCTGGTGGGCGGCAGGGTAGCACGATGCCCTGCTCCAGAGACACCTCCTTGGCCAGCGGCTCCTGCTCGAAGTTCTTGCGCAAATCTGGGAGAAGAACAAGAGTGTCCTCCAGCCTGAGTGCCTCATGACAGCTTCGCCTGGCTGGCCCTGTACCCTGGTCCCGCAGGGGCTGTGGCACGTGGCAGGAGAAAGTGCCGAGTGACCAGGGGGAACATGGGGGTGGCTGGGCCGTGTGCAGAGGCAATTTCTCCACCCATCAAGGCAGGCCCTGAGGTTTTTCTGACCAGACTCTTCCCCCTAGTGATACCCTCTGGCCACCCCTGACCAAGGGCTAGGCTCTGGACTCACAGGCAATGCGGATGTAGGCCTTCTGACTCTTGGTGGTGCCCGAGGAGCTCCACGCCACACACTGGCACCAGTACTCCTCCAGCCCAAACACCTTTTCCACCTGCTGCCTCGAGACATTGATGCGGACCTCCATGGCGGGCAGccctggggggcaggagaggtgggTAGCCAGGGTCCTAGTCATGCCAAGTCTCACACGGTTCTTGCTGTCCAGATGTGTGGGGTCCCTACACCACCATGGCCACTCTGCTCAGAAGGAGCAGCCTGGAGGGAACTCTGGGGGAGCCCCAGGGGGTACTCTATTTATATCTCCTGAAAGCCAGGAGCCAGTCCTTAGCTCCTCCATTCATTATACTTTTTTACCCCAGGCCTGTCTCCCTGGAGTCACAGAAATGTCTCTAAATGGGCTTCCTGTTGTTTCAGAGACAACAGCACAGAGGAGCTTTGGGCTACAGGGGCTGGCCTTCAAGGACCCAAGGCAGAAAGGATGAGGTAGATAGGAGAGCCCTGGGGcttttgtgtattaaaaaaaaaaaaaaaaaaaaaaaaaaaaggtgaagaaggATCTGGTTCACCTCCCTGGGGTTAGCAGGTAGATCCTGACATGTGATAATATAGTAACAGCTATTAACAATATAATTACAGCGATTATGTAGTATGATAATAGACCCCTGGGGCTTAGCCAGGGTTTCCCACATGCTAGCTTATTTTCTTCAATCTACTCCCTTGGTAGGCATTGCTCCCACTCCatggataaggaaacagaggcttagagaggCAGTGACTTGCCCATCTCAAGAGAGAAACGCTGGTGAGGGTGAGGGGGCAGTCTGCAAAGGTGAAGCTGGCTAGTGATGAGTATCTGGGACCCTCTCTGCCCCAACTGGGCTGGGCTGAAGAGACCCCTCTCAAAGACAGACTCAGCCCCCCTGTCCTCTGCCACACCTGGgcgcccccgggggggggggcccagaTCCTCTGAGGACCCAGAAGGGATGGAATGCCTGCCGTCCTTTGGGCCCCTGGCCCTTGGCCAAAACCAGTGTCCCCAGGAGTGAAAAAAGACTGTTTCCAATTTCTCCTCCTCCTGACCCCAATTTCCCTCGGGTCATTGGCTtatcagaaagagggagagaggccgGGCAACCAACGTGTTTCCATTGTTAACAGAGAAATTCAATTAGGGCTGCATTGCAGGGAGAGCAGCAGCCCAGCTGAGCAGACAGGCCGGGAGGCTGTTTTCCCCCTTAATTTCTCTaacatgtctttctctgacctctgCCCACACCCCTCCTCATGAGTCTCTCCAGCTCCCACACTGGGCCCCAGATTTTCTCACTTGCCCCTGCCCCTAGCAAGTTCTCACAGGAGACTTCTGGCCAAGGTCATCATGGCTGAGCTCCCTCTGTTCTGGGCACTGCCTGGCACCCCTTCTCTCTAAGGCGAAGGATGTGCGCATTCTCTGGGGGTAGGGTGAGGCTGAGAACTGGGGGTCCCTCATAGGGTGTATGTATAGTAGAAGGACCCTGGGCTCCAGCTACCTGTCAAGCATACTGGAGTCTTGGGGCATCTGAGAAGGAGCTGTGCATACACTTGGGGGTGGAGACAGGGCCCTCCTGCTCTAAGCTTCGGGGGTTAATGGTGAGAGACTTCCAGAACATTCTGAACTGGGTACATTTCCTGAGTGGACAGGTCTATGGATGGATGGACTGTTCCATCCcccatggtggtggtgggagcTCAGGAAACTCAGTCTGGGGAGAACGGCACTAAATTTAAGCACTCCtatttctttctccccatctcctcccctctctgtcctgcCACTGCCACCCCCTCATCTCCTTCCTGCTGCCATGAAGGAGGGCCAAGTTTGTCCACGATGTCCCAGATCCAGGCAGTGGCCTCAAGCACCACATGCTCCAGGAAGCTGGTGGACCTAGGGGGAGATCCAGACCCAGACCCTGTCCTGCTGGTCCTGGATGTGAAGACAGTGCCTTCCTCCCTGCAGGTCACCAAGCAGATGCCAGGAGAGAAAGGATGCATGGTCCCTGCTGGCCCCAGAGTGTGTGGGGTGTGAGTGGGTGTGTGAATGCTGTGGGCACATGGGGAGGCCCCAGTGTGGGTGTGCTGAGTATTTTTGGGAGGTGGAGGGTTAGCAGGGTGGGGTTGGGGCTCTGAGGCCAAGTTTGGGCTTAGGTTCTCATGTTCTCGCCAATCTGCTTCTAATAACCAGCTTGTTTAACGCACAATGCTTGGCTTCACAGATCTGGGGCTTTTATAGCATCAGCAGGTTTGGGTTTGAGGGTTTTCAGGCTTGGTCTCTCCTCCTGGCTTTCTGGATGGGAACTGGGGACAAGTCAGGGGAAGACAGGGGTGCTGTCTCCTGAGGTGTCCACCCAGCTACCCACACAGGAATGGGTGGGGCTAAGGATCTGTGCTGACCTATGACTCTACCATACCTGCCTGACCACAGAACATTCCTGGGGCAGGGTCTTTGGTCTCAGTGTCTGTATGACACCACTGCCCACTGCAGTGACATCTGTTTGTGAGCTTATCTCTTCTCAAAGCACTCAATCACTTTGGGTTGAAAAATCAACAAGATCAATACAAATTTGGATATGCTGGCCATGGGAGGCTTGAGTATGGATGCTCAGGGCAGGAGAGGGCCCCAGTGATTATGGGCGAATATGTCCCCATGAGCTCTGCTCTCCGCCTGGTTTGAAGGGAGCAAGACCAGAGCAGACTCCTGGGGACTCTGGGGTGGAGGCTCTTGGCATGTGTGACCCAGCCTATGACTGCTATGCAGGCATTAACCTGGGTCTCAGCCAAGCCATGGATTCCAGAATTCCTGATGGTAGGAGACAAGGAGGGGTGTGTGGGGACACCTGGAAGAAGAGGCTGGGAGCAGCAGGAGGCTGGCCTAGAGCCTTCTAAGGAGTTCTAGACAGGCCCTGAACGATGCAGGAAGGCAGGTCTCCGACTGtagcttcctcctcctcctcacctgtcCTTTCTCTGGGGGATCTGCCACAGCAGTGGGAGGACTCAAAATGGTGCTGGGCCCTGGGTGTGgagtagggagagaggaaaggcctGGAGCCGGGCTCATACAGGGTGCATGAGATCTCATGGCTTTCCCCACCAACCTACCAGCCCCcctaccccattttacagatgaggaaactgaggcccagtgagggGAGGCAGACACTGCCACCAGGTCCTAAAGCTGCAGGGCCAGGGAGGTTTCTGGTACCTCTGCTGGGGTCTGAAGGTGGGGGATCATCTTGGGGGCTAACCTAGGCCTGGCACAGTGCAGGTCCTCAGTTAACCTCTGAGGACTGCAAGAAAAACAGCTGCAGGCAGCAGCTGTGTGGAGGCCAGGGCAATGCAGAGCTCAAGGGCCTGGGCAGGAATCATTGACTGGGGAGCTGATGCTTGGTGGGAAGGAGACCAGCCCCTGCTGAGTCTTGTAGGGGAAAGTTGGGTGTGGCTTCTAGGGACCAGAATGCTTGGTTGGAGCCCTTTTGGGGCCCTGGATGACTCAGAGCCATCTGTAACATGACAGGTTGGTTCTGAGGACTAAATCACCCTCTGCCAAAACTCAGGGCTCATTTGCTCACATCCCCATTATTGTGAGAGCTTCCAAGTTCTCCTAGGCAGGGCCCCTTCCTTTAGTCTCCCTCTTCCCAGCACCAACTTTCCACAGAGTTCTAGTGCGGTCACAACCCTATGTTCTGCTGCCTGCCCCCCAGGCCCACTCTTTCTGCCCATACCGGGGTCTCCGCAGGCCAGCTACCATTCCTGCATTTGCACCTTCTGGTCCTTTGACCTCGGAAATGCTTGTTCCAGGAGGTTTTAAGATTCATGCTTAGAAAGTATCCTCTGGAATCTTCTCTGGAATACCCAGACCCTCCTGCCTGGTGGCATGGACCACCCCTCTAGGTCTGGGGTCTCTTGCCTGCCTTGACATCTGTGTGAGTTGTCCTGGGCATGGCCTGCCTGTCTTCATCTGCACTGCTGCTCTGGCCTCACTCTGGTGGCTGTACCCCCGCAGGATGCGTGCTATGTCTCGGGACTCAACCTGAGGGGCTCCTCATGTGTGGGGGCTTCACAAAGTGCCAaggtgaaggaagaggaaatggacTTATTTGGGGTCTAAacagtgaggaggaggagaggctaTAGTCAGCTCCACTAGGCCTGCTCTTGGAGAGTGCTGGACCCCAAACAAAGGCTCTCTGCCCAATCCCCACTGGCTGCCTGCTGCCTAAGGCAGGGAATGGGGTGTCCCACAGAAAGGGCACTTCTTGAGTCTGCCCTCTGTCTCTGGAACCCCTCCCTCCATGTCTCAGCTCAGTCTCACTGGTTCCCTCTCCTTAGCGTCTCTGCATCTGCCCCTTCcatcagcacccccacccccatgggccCCAAGTGTCACTCATAGCTCTGGCCACCTCACTTGGCATTCTGAAATCCCACAGGACTGTGACCTCACTCCAGAGCCCGAGATGTGAGTCTCCCAGATGGTACCACTGTTACCTATGCACCCTCCCTCCTGACCCTGACCAGTATGCCCACCTCTCTGACCCAAAGCCTTTGCTCCTGCTGAGCCCCTTTCCTGGAATGCTGTTCCCCTGTTCTTTCCCTGACCAGCTCTCATAACCCTTTTGTTTCCATGTCACCTCCCCTGAGAACCCTCAGTCATGCTTCCCTCTTGCTGCCATAGCCCCCAGAACTCACTGAGAGGTCCCCATGCTGCCCACCTCTCTGCAGGGGCTGGGGCTCTCTGTAGGTGgtggctgtgtccccagcatgAAAGTGGGGGCTCAGGGAATGTGTGAAGAATGAATGGGGGCACAGAGATCAGAGTGTCACTTCCTCATTATCTGGGACCTACTCCCTCCAAACTCTCTTTGCTGGCACTTCTCGCCAGGCTGCCCGTGGCCCAGACCAGGCTCAGATGCAGTGGTGGGCATTTGCCTCTCCAACCATAGCCTCCTGGGGCATTTGTAGGGGGCTTTCCTTTTACTCACTAACCCACTTCCCAGGTGGTGAGTTCTGGTGAGGGTGGGGTCTCCTGGAGAAGGCCTCGGTGTATATATAGGGGGTGTGAGGTATGGGAATCCTGCCTCTTCTGGGGGCTTGGGGTGGTGGCCAGAGTTGGTTATATCCTGTCCTCCTGCTCACAGGTGTGCAGCCAGGGGTAACTGCAAGCCCCATTCTGGGCCTCCATTTTTTCCCAGGCTGAGACTCGCTTCCCCGTTAACTGGCCCTGCCTggccccccagcctggcctcaCCACTGCTGTCGTCCGTGCTGCGCTCTATCACATGGTCCACCTGGCGTACCCACTCCCCGTTGCACTTGAAGAAGATCTGCGTGGCAGGCATGGCCTTGCACACCAGCAGCACCGGCTTGTTCTTGACGATGTATACATCCTCAGGCTCCACCAGGAAGTGAGGAAGCAGGTCTGGGTTGGCGCCGGGTACTGGGTTGGCCACCGTGGCACTCTGTTGGGCACCTGCAGCAGGGGCAAAGAGGGAAGGTAAGCCGGGCCAGCCTTTCAGGGCCCTTGGGGGCTACGTGCCCATATAGGTGCTGAGGCTGAGCCATGGGAAGGCAGCGGGTGTGGCTGATGGGAGGAGAGTGAGGCCAGGCTGCCACTTCCAGCCCAGCAATCTGGGCTGCCGAATGCTCCCCTGAGCCTCAGCgtcccctctgtaaaatgggggaagcCCACCCACTTCTGAAGACTATAGAGAGATGAAATGAGACAAGGGCAGAAGTCCCAGCCCTTAGGATGCCCTCCACACAGAGCAGCAGTTAGGGCTCATTATTACTCTGGTAGAAG
This window encodes:
- the UNC5A gene encoding netrin receptor UNC5A, giving the protein MAVRPGLWPALLGIVLAAWLHGTGAQQSATVANPVPGANPDLLPHFLVEPEDVYIVKNKPVLLVCKAMPATQIFFKCNGEWVRQVDHVIERSTDDSSGLPAMEVRINVSRQQVEKVFGLEEYWCQCVAWSSSGTTKSQKAYIRIAYLRKNFEQEPLAKEVSLEQGIVLPCRPPEGIPPAEVEWLRNEDLVDPSLDPNVYITREHSLVVRQARLADTANYTCVAKNIVARRRSASAAVIVYVDGSWSPWSKWSACGLDCTHWRSRECSDPAPRNGGEECRGADLDTRNCTSDLCVHTASGPEDVALYVGLIAVAVCLLLLLLVLILVYCRKKEGLDSDVADSSILTSGFQPVSIKPSKADNPHLLTIQPDLSTTTTTCQGSLCPRQDGPSPKFQLANGHLLSPLGGGRHTLHHSSPTSEAEDFVSRLSTQNYFRSLPRGTSNMTYGTFNFLGGRLMIPNTGISLLIPPDAIPRGKIYEIYLTLHKPEDVRLPLAGCQTLLSPIVSCGPPGVLLTRPVILAMDHCGEPCPESWSLRLKKQSCEGSWEDVLHLGEEAPSHLYYCQLEAGACYVFTEQLGRFALVGEALSVAATKRLKLLLFAPVACTSLEYNIRVYCLHDTHDALKEVVQLEKQLGGQLIQEPRVLHFKDSYHNLRLSIHDVPSSLWKSKLLVSYQEIPFYHIWNGTQQYLHCTFTLERVSPSTSDLACKVWVWQVEGDGQSFNINFNITKDTRFAELLALESEGGVPALVGPSAFKIPFLIRQKIITSLDPPCSRGADWRTLAQKLHLDSHLSFFASKPSPTAMILNLWEARHFPNGNLSQLAAAVAGLGQPDAGLFTVSEAEC